The genomic stretch GCCAACGTGATATGTTGCTGCTTGATCGCCTGGGCCAGCTCGCCCACGGACGGCGGTTTCGGCGATGCCTCGATCTGTTCGATCACATCGCTCAGGCCAGTCATGAGCTTGGCTTTGGGCAGAAATCCCAGCATCTTGAGCCCTTTGGCGTTGCCTTCGGCAATGGCGTGGGCGGCCGTTTCATCTGAGCAGCTACTGAGTAGCAGAATCGGCGTGTTGATCTTCAGGTCGTACAGATAGTCGAGAATATCCAGCCCGGTAAAGTCACCCAGGCCAAAATCAAGCACGATCAAATGAGTGTTGAGTAGGGCAGGTTTACGCGCCAGCTCTCCCAAGCACCCGGCGGTGGCGACATCAAACCCATGCCGACTCAGCAACATTTTGCCGAGCAGTTGGATATCGACGTCATCATCAATCACTAACGCACTAGGCGGCATGATGTGTCCTTTCATGTGAGTGCGCGGTGGCTTTGAATAGGAGTTATGACTCACGCACCAAACGCATGGCCGGGATGGGCCATGCAAAAGCGCCTTCGGGTGCCAGGGGAGCCCGAAGACGCAGAGAGTAATGAAATTAAACGAGTGGTTGGGTAGACGATATCATCAGAAAGACTCCCATTCAGGGGTGGGCTGACGAACCAAAGTTTTAGGTAGCGTTGAGGCTAACTGTAGTGTGCTTTTCTTCGTTTGATCAAGCGATGTATGGCGTGCTGCATCAACGTTGGTGAGGCTATTGCTCAGTTTGAATGAACCCACCAAGGCGCTGAGCCGATCTGCCTGCTCGCGCAGTTCCGCAGCGGCAGCGCTGGACTCCTCCACCATCGACGCATTGTGCTGCGTCATGCTGTCGAGCTCGTTTACCGCGTCATTGACTTGACCAATGCCCACGCTCTGCTCTTTCGCGCCTGCGCTGATCTCTGCCACCACGTCGGCGACGCGCTCGATACTTTGCATCATGCTGTGCAGCGTATCGCTGGCGGCTTTCACTTGGGAGACGCCCGAGTGGGTGCGTTCCGCCGAGGTACTGATCAGTTCAGAGATGCTCTTTGACGCGTCACTGGTACGGCTGGCGAGAATGCGCACTTCTTGTGCGACCACCGCAAAGCCCCGACCATGCTCTCCCGCTCTAGCCGCTTCCACTGAGGCGTTCAGTGCCAGAATATTGGTTTGAAAGGCAATGCTTTCAATCATGGTCACGATCTCACCGATTTGGCTAGACGACTCGCTAATACTGCCCATGGTTTTCTGAACGTTCTGCATGGCGTTCAAACCTTGATGGGCGATGTCGCGGGTCGATAGTGCAAGCTGGTTGGCTTGTTGGGCAGATTCGGAGGCATTGTTTACCACCGCCGCAATTTGCTCCATGGAGGCAGAGGTTTGCTGCAAGTTGGCCGCGGCCTGTTCGGTGCGCGAGGCGAGCTCTTGGCTACCCTTGGCGATTTCAGTCGAGGCGTGTTGAAGGCTCACGGTGCTTCGGCTGACGGACTGTAGCGTGTCGTCGATGCGGTTGATGAAGGCATTGAACTGTTGGGCAAGCTCGCCAATTTCATCCCGGCGCTGGCTTTGAATGCGCGCGGTAAGGTCGCCTTCGCCCTCGGTGATGTCCTTGATGCGTGCCGTCACCTGGCGAATCGCCCGTGACATGGTGATGGGGCCTGCCAAGGCAATGAAGATAGCCACTAGGAAAACAGCGACCGAGAACGTCCCTGTTATCCACTCCTGGCGTTTTACTTTTGCAACCGTTGCCGCTTCGGTATTACTCGCGACGTCTACGACGGCTTCACCAGCCGTGTTATAGAGTTCTCTTAGTGCATTAAAGGTCGTGAGTGATTCCTGCTTGTGTAATTGTAATGCTGAGTTTAAATCACCACGCTGGTGAGTATCGAAAACCGCGTTAGATGTGGTTTTCCACTGATTAAATAAAGTGTCAAAAAGAGCAAGTTGTTCGAGTATGTGAGGCTGCTGTTGCATGATCTCTTTAAATCGATGCATACCGTCTAACGCTTGTTGGGCATTCTCTTCGAACGTCGCTTTAAGCTCGGCAGACTCTCTACTGTCGGGGCTCACAAGGATGTACTCCGCTTCGGCAATACGGGCTTGATGCAGGTCACGGTCAGCATTGATCACGGCAGCAGTGGCTGGCCCGAACCGCTGGCTAAACTCCAACATGCGATGTTGAACGCTATTTACCAGAAGCAAGTCGACAATAAAAATAATCAATAACGCCAGCGCAACGCTAATAAAAGCGACAGAGTATTTAACGCTGATGGAGTGTAGGCGGTTGTTCATTTTCGTTGCCTCGAAAAATGAGCCATGGGATATGTTGTAAAGTAAACGAGGCAATGATGTCAGTCGATAGTGCGAGGGGAAATGTCACTTTTCTTCACGTTGTAAGAGTCTCTGGCTAATAATGAATAATGAGCCTTAACGTGCTTTTCGATAGCAGCTTAACTAACCACTTATCGATACCCCTCTGCCTGCAAATGAAACAGCGACGCATAGCGTCCGTTGGCGTCGAGCAGCGTGTCATGGGTGCCGCGTTCGATGATGCGCCCTTGGTCGATGACGATAATTTGGTCGGCGCTGCGGACGGTCGAGAAACGGTGGGAGATCAGAATCGTCATCTTGTCGTGGCTGTGATCACGAAAGCGGGCAAAGACATCCGCCTCTGCGGCCGCATCCATGGCGGCGGTAGGCTCGTCTAGCACTAAGATATCGGCATCTTTACGCATATAGGCGCGGGAGAGCGCCACTTTCTGCCACTGGCCGCCGGAGAGCTCTTGGCCGTTTTTAAACCAGCGCCCTAGCTGGGTTTGGTAGCCGTCGGGCATGCGCTTGATAAAGCTATCGGCCAGCCCGTCTTTTGCCGCTTGCTTCCAACGCTGCTGATCATCGAAGGCCGTGGTATCGCCCACCCCAAGATTTTCACCTACGGTGAGCTGGTAGCGTACAAAGTCTTGGAAGATAACGCCCACACGTGCTCTTAATGCTTGAGTATCCCAATCGTTAAGGTCACTGCCATCCAGCAAAATTCTCCCTTGAGTGGGTCGGTAGAGCCGCGTTAAGAGCTTAATTAAGGTGGTTTTGCCTGAGCCGTTTCCACCCACCAGGGCTAAGCTGCTACCGGGCACAATGTGTAGCGAAATATCGTGCAGCACCTCACGGCCGCCGGGATACGCAAAGCTCACCTGCTCGAAACGTAGCCCGTCGTTGGGTGCCGCTCCTTGGGTTAAATGGCCAGCGTCGGCTTCGGTGGGCTGTTCCAGGTATTCATATAAGTTGGAGAGGTAGAGATTATCTTCATACATGCCGCTCACGGCTGTCAGACTGGCAGATAGCGCACTTTGCCCCTGCTTAAATACCATTAAGTACATGGTCATTTGGCCTAGCGTGAGGGCTCCTGCCACGGTTTCCACCACGACCCAGCCATAGGCAGCATAGAAAGTGAGCGTGCCCAGTAGTCCTAGAATAAACCCCCAGCTCTCCCGGCGTAGGGTCAGGCGGCGGTCTTCGGCAAATAGCTGGTGGAAAATAGCCCGGTAGCGCTGAAGAAAGCGCTGCTCTAAGCCAAATAGTTTGACCTCTTTAATGCTGTCTTCACGGGCCAGTACGGTTTCCAGGTACATCTGCATGCGGGTTTGCGGCGAGCGCCAGCGAAATAGCTGGAAGGCATCGCCGGAGAATTTCGCTTCCGAAAGAAACACTGGCAGGGCTCCCACTACCAAGATCAGCAGCGCCCAGGGAGAAAACTGCACCAGTAGGAAGGCAAAGCTGCCGAGGGAAATGGCGTTCTGCAGCAGCCCAAAGGTTTTATTGACCAGCGCCAGTGGGCGAGTTGAGGCTTCTCGTCTAGCACGGGTGAGCTGGTCATAAAGCTCTGAATCCTCGAATTGGCTCAGCGACAGCGTGCCCGCTTTTTCCAAAATCATCACGTTCACTTTCTGCCCGAGCAGCGCTCTTAACAGTGACTGCTGGGCCGAGAGGCCACGCTGGGCTAACGCCATCAGGGCAATGATGCCGCCTTCCAACGCCACTAACCCCAGCACTGGAGTGAGCGTTGCCCATAAGTCAGGGTTGCTCGCTGTCTCATAGCTTTCCATCGCCGCCAGCACGCCATCGACAATCAACTGGCCCACATAAGCCGCCACAGCGGGCAGCACGCCAGCCACCAGCGTGCAAAGCGCCAAGCCCAGCATCATCCAGCGGGAGGTGTCCCATACCAGTGCCAGCGCACGGCGGCTATAGCGAAACACGCTAAAGAAGCCGCTAAACGGAGAGGGGGAAGGTGAGGAAGGAGACGGCATCATGGCGTTAGCAACATCGAAAAGTAAGGAGCACCAGCATCAGTAGGCCGCCATGATGCGGTGCTTTGGCGTTGATAGCCAGCCTGCTGCCCCTAAGAGGGCAGCAGGTGATGGTGTGAAAAGCGCTACAGCGGCAGCACGGCCCCATCGGTGCGCGGTTCAGTACCGCCTTGCAGCACGCCGCTCTCAGAGTCGCGTAGAATAATTTGACCACGGCCAAAGCTAATCGAATCCGCCACCTTAACAATCTTGTGTCCGCGCCGAGCGAGGGCCAGCGCTAAATGGTTGGGGAAGTCGGCTTCCACTTCCACGGTTCTGCCGGTGGTCCATTTCCAACGGGGCATATCCAGCGCGGCCTGTGGGTTTAACTGATCCTCAATCATGGCGGTGACCACCTGAACTTGGCCCTGAGGCTGCATATAGCCGCCCATGACGCCAAACGGCCCAACGGCTTGATTATCTTTAGTGATAAACCCGGGAATGATGGTGTGATAGGTGCGCTTGCCGGGTGCCAGAGCATTTGCATGCTCAGGGTCTAGCGAGAACGACCAGCCGCGGTTTTGCAGGCTAATCCCGGTGCCGGGAACCACCATGCCGGAACCAAAGCCTTTAAAGTTACTTTGGATAAACGACACCATATTGCCTTCGTCGTCAGCCGTGGCTAGGTAGACGGTGCCGCCTTGCAACGGGTTGCCGTGCGCCGGGTCAACGGCCTGATCACCGATTAGCGCAGCGCGTGCGGTGAGGTAGGCATCATCTAGCATTTGCTCGGTGGTGGGGGCCATCGCGCTGCGTTCGGTGATGTGCTTGAAGCCATCCATATAGGCCAACTTCGTGGCTTCAATCCGTCGGTGTAGGGTTTCAACGGCATCGCCTGGGCACGGGTCTAACCGTTCCAGCATGCCGAGTGCTTGCAGCACGATCATACCGCTGCCGTTCGGTGGAATTTCCCAAATATCATGGCCTTGGTAGCGCACGCTAATCGGGTCGACCCACTCGGGCTGGTAAACGGCCAAATCCTCTTTACGGATGAGGCCGCCATGCTCGCGGGAGAACGTATCGATGGCCTCAGCCAGTTCACCGCGATAAAACGCGTCGGCTTTTGTCGCGGCAATCGCGGCTAAGCTTTTCGCGTGGTCAGGGGCGGACCATAACTCGCCAGGGCGCGGTGCCCGGCCTTTAGGGGCAAAGGTATCAAACCAGGGTTGGAAGGCCGCGTCGGGGTAGGTCGCGTAGTGATGGAAGGCCTCTTCCCACATTTGGTGAATCACCGGCGTTACCGCAAAGCCCTCTTCTGCCAGCGCGATGGCAGGCGCTAGCAGTTCCGCAAAGGGCAGTTTACCAAAGCGCTCAGAGAGCGCCGCCCAGGCCGCAGGCGCGCCAGGCACGGTAACAGGCAGCATGCCGTGGTTAGGCATAGCGTCATGGCCAAGCGCTTTCAAAGCTTCAATGGTGGCCGCCTGCGGAGCAGGGCCGCTGGCGTTGAGGCCATGTAGCTTTCCATTGACCCATACAATCGCGAAGGCGTCGCTGCCAATACCGTTGGAGGTAGGCTCTACCACAGTGAGCGCAGCGGCGGTGGCAATCGCCGCATCAATGGCATTGCCGCCTTGCTGCAAAATAGTGATACCTACCTGGGCGGCGAGCGGCTGAGAGGTGGCCACCATACCGCGTTTGCCGAAAGTGGCCATACGACGTGAGGCACTGGGGTAATAGAGAGCGTTGTTATGCATGGGAGTCCTTTCTCGTGAAGGAGGGCGCTAAGAGAGGTTATCAGCCTAACAAAAGCCCTCCATAAACCAAGGCGCCGATAACGACAAAAGCGGGATGGGTGTTGAAACGCACAAGCGCAATTGCGGCCACGATACCGATAATCAGCGTGTGGAGAAGGCCGCTTGCCGCCAAACTTTCCGTGAAAAAACCGAGGGTAAGCCACGCCATCATCATGGCAATGACGGGGCGTACCCACTGGCTCATGCGCTTGACGCGCGGGGAGTCGCGGTGGCGATAGAGAAGCCCGAGTGCGCCAAGCATGAGCAGCAGGGAAGGGACCACCGTGGCAGCCACGGCAACGAACGCCCCACCAATGCCGGCGACCTCGTAGCCCACATAGCCCGCCATTTTGGTGGCGATCGGGCTCGGGAGCGCATTGCCGAGCGCCAAGGTTTCAGCAAAACCCTGCGAGGTCATCCAGCCGTAGCGGCCTACCACTTCCGCCTCGATCAGCGGAATGATGGCGGGACCACCGCCGTAGCCAATGATGTTAGGAATGAAAAACGCTAAAAAGAGATCCCAATAAATCATGCGGCACCCTCCGCGCGTTTTTTACCGGAAGGGCGCAGCAGTGCGGCGAGCAGAATGGCCCCAATCACCCAGCCGGGGTGAACGCCGAGCCAATAAATCACGCCACCAGCGATGACCGCCATAACGATGCTGACAAGCCAGCCCAGGGCGGCTTTGGATTTATCGAAGAAGTCCCAGGTAAGCTGAGCCATCATGACCATGACCACGGGAACGACCGCTTGCCCCATGCCGCGTATCCAACCCACGTCGCGGTAGCGGCTAAAAATGCCTAGCATCACAATCATGGCAACGATCATCGGCAAAATGACGGCGATGACCGCAGCAACGCAGCCGCTGGTGCCTGCCACACGATAACCGATGTAGCCGGGCATTTTGGTGGCAATGGGGCCGGGTAGGGTGTTGCCAATGGCGAGCACGTCGGCAAACTC from Halomonas meridiana encodes the following:
- a CDS encoding methyl-accepting chemotaxis protein; its protein translation is MNNRLHSISVKYSVAFISVALALLIIFIVDLLLVNSVQHRMLEFSQRFGPATAAVINADRDLHQARIAEAEYILVSPDSRESAELKATFEENAQQALDGMHRFKEIMQQQPHILEQLALFDTLFNQWKTTSNAVFDTHQRGDLNSALQLHKQESLTTFNALRELYNTAGEAVVDVASNTEAATVAKVKRQEWITGTFSVAVFLVAIFIALAGPITMSRAIRQVTARIKDITEGEGDLTARIQSQRRDEIGELAQQFNAFINRIDDTLQSVSRSTVSLQHASTEIAKGSQELASRTEQAAANLQQTSASMEQIAAVVNNASESAQQANQLALSTRDIAHQGLNAMQNVQKTMGSISESSSQIGEIVTMIESIAFQTNILALNASVEAARAGEHGRGFAVVAQEVRILASRTSDASKSISELISTSAERTHSGVSQVKAASDTLHSMMQSIERVADVVAEISAGAKEQSVGIGQVNDAVNELDSMTQHNASMVEESSAAAAELREQADRLSALVGSFKLSNSLTNVDAARHTSLDQTKKSTLQLASTLPKTLVRQPTPEWESF
- a CDS encoding ABC transporter ATP-binding protein; the encoded protein is MMPSPSSPSPSPFSGFFSVFRYSRRALALVWDTSRWMMLGLALCTLVAGVLPAVAAYVGQLIVDGVLAAMESYETASNPDLWATLTPVLGLVALEGGIIALMALAQRGLSAQQSLLRALLGQKVNVMILEKAGTLSLSQFEDSELYDQLTRARREASTRPLALVNKTFGLLQNAISLGSFAFLLVQFSPWALLILVVGALPVFLSEAKFSGDAFQLFRWRSPQTRMQMYLETVLAREDSIKEVKLFGLEQRFLQRYRAIFHQLFAEDRRLTLRRESWGFILGLLGTLTFYAAYGWVVVETVAGALTLGQMTMYLMVFKQGQSALSASLTAVSGMYEDNLYLSNLYEYLEQPTEADAGHLTQGAAPNDGLRFEQVSFAYPGGREVLHDISLHIVPGSSLALVGGNGSGKTTLIKLLTRLYRPTQGRILLDGSDLNDWDTQALRARVGVIFQDFVRYQLTVGENLGVGDTTAFDDQQRWKQAAKDGLADSFIKRMPDGYQTQLGRWFKNGQELSGGQWQKVALSRAYMRKDADILVLDEPTAAMDAAAEADVFARFRDHSHDKMTILISHRFSTVRSADQIIVIDQGRIIERGTHDTLLDANGRYASLFHLQAEGYR
- a CDS encoding gamma-glutamyltransferase family protein, giving the protein MHNNALYYPSASRRMATFGKRGMVATSQPLAAQVGITILQQGGNAIDAAIATAAALTVVEPTSNGIGSDAFAIVWVNGKLHGLNASGPAPQAATIEALKALGHDAMPNHGMLPVTVPGAPAAWAALSERFGKLPFAELLAPAIALAEEGFAVTPVIHQMWEEAFHHYATYPDAAFQPWFDTFAPKGRAPRPGELWSAPDHAKSLAAIAATKADAFYRGELAEAIDTFSREHGGLIRKEDLAVYQPEWVDPISVRYQGHDIWEIPPNGSGMIVLQALGMLERLDPCPGDAVETLHRRIEATKLAYMDGFKHITERSAMAPTTEQMLDDAYLTARAALIGDQAVDPAHGNPLQGGTVYLATADDEGNMVSFIQSNFKGFGSGMVVPGTGISLQNRGWSFSLDPEHANALAPGKRTYHTIIPGFITKDNQAVGPFGVMGGYMQPQGQVQVVTAMIEDQLNPQAALDMPRWKWTTGRTVEVEADFPNHLALALARRGHKIVKVADSISFGRGQIILRDSESGVLQGGTEPRTDGAVLPL
- a CDS encoding chromate transporter → MIYWDLFLAFFIPNIIGYGGGPAIIPLIEAEVVGRYGWMTSQGFAETLALGNALPSPIATKMAGYVGYEVAGIGGAFVAVAATVVPSLLLMLGALGLLYRHRDSPRVKRMSQWVRPVIAMMMAWLTLGFFTESLAASGLLHTLIIGIVAAIALVRFNTHPAFVVIGALVYGGLLLG
- a CDS encoding chromate transporter, which encodes MKQTALFWAFFRVGIFGFGGGPAMIPLVRAEVVTRHQWLTDEEFADVLAIGNTLPGPIATKMPGYIGYRVAGTSGCVAAVIAVILPMIVAMIVMLGIFSRYRDVGWIRGMGQAVVPVVMVMMAQLTWDFFDKSKAALGWLVSIVMAVIAGGVIYWLGVHPGWVIGAILLAALLRPSGKKRAEGAA